One stretch of Dokdonia sp. Hel_I_53 DNA includes these proteins:
- the rpsF gene encoding 30S ribosomal protein S6 produces the protein MNHYETVFILNPVLSDDQIKETVKKYTDFLEEKGAKMISKEDWGLKKLAYPIQNKKSGFYHLLEFTVDGQAINDYELAFRRDERVMRYLTVAMDKHAISWAERRREKLKKQKA, from the coding sequence ATGAACCATTACGAAACTGTTTTCATCTTGAATCCCGTTTTATCTGATGATCAGATAAAGGAAACAGTAAAGAAGTACACAGACTTCCTTGAAGAAAAGGGTGCTAAGATGATTAGTAAAGAGGATTGGGGCTTGAAAAAGCTTGCATATCCTATCCAAAACAAGAAAAGCGGTTTTTACCACTTACTTGAATTTACGGTTGATGGACAAGCCATCAATGATTACGAACTTGCTTTTCGCCGTGACGAGCGTGTAATGCGTTACTTAACTGTAGCCATGGATAAACATGCAATCTCTTGGGCAGAAAGAAGACGTGAAAAACTAAAAAAGCAAAAAGCGTAA
- the rplI gene encoding 50S ribosomal protein L9 codes for MELILKKDVENLGFADDIVEVKNGYGRNYLIPNGDAVLATVSAKKVLAENLKQRAHKEQKVVDDAQKQADKLNGLEVKITAKTGDGDKLFGSVTNGDVAQYLEKEGVSIDKKYISIAGNVVKRLGNYEATVRFHRDVIVTLPFDVVAEAN; via the coding sequence ATGGAGCTTATATTAAAGAAGGACGTTGAGAATCTAGGATTTGCAGACGATATCGTAGAAGTAAAAAACGGATATGGTAGAAATTACCTTATTCCTAATGGTGATGCTGTACTTGCCACTGTAAGTGCAAAAAAAGTATTAGCAGAAAACCTTAAGCAACGCGCTCATAAAGAACAAAAAGTAGTAGACGACGCTCAGAAACAAGCAGATAAACTTAACGGTCTTGAAGTTAAGATAACTGCAAAAACTGGAGACGGAGATAAGCTTTTTGGATCTGTAACTAATGGAGACGTAGCTCAATACCTTGAAAAAGAAGGTGTAAGTATTGATAAGAAGTATATTTCAATTGCTGGTAACGTTGTAAAACGTTTAGGTAATTATGAGGCAACTGTTCGTTTTCACAGAGATGTGATTGTAACACTTCCTTTTGATGTAGTAGCTGAGGCTAACTAG
- a CDS encoding DUF6495 family protein: MKYARLTKEQLEELHPEFINFLATQSITGEEWASIKEKQPLVAEEEIDVFSDLVWEGVLTKAQYLEHISPNQMHLFLLGEEKMSLIAIKINKEDIDITTTEGYGWLKENLADEQVVFMSASKEYSEDRSLDKFKLIQEGAVITKGDLYKWFERFVDVK, encoded by the coding sequence ATGAAATACGCTAGACTTACAAAAGAACAACTAGAAGAACTCCACCCAGAATTTATTAATTTTTTGGCTACACAGTCTATCACAGGAGAGGAGTGGGCATCTATTAAAGAAAAGCAGCCTCTCGTTGCTGAAGAGGAGATCGATGTTTTTTCAGACTTAGTTTGGGAAGGTGTGCTTACTAAAGCACAATATCTAGAGCATATATCACCTAATCAAATGCATCTATTCTTACTAGGTGAGGAAAAGATGTCACTTATTGCTATTAAAATAAATAAGGAAGACATTGATATAACTACTACAGAAGGTTATGGCTGGCTCAAAGAAAATCTAGCCGATGAGCAAGTGGTTTTTATGAGCGCATCAAAAGAATATAGTGAAGATCGTAGCCTTGACAAGTTTAAACTTATCCAAGAAGGTGCTGTAATCACAAAAGGAGATCTTTATAAGTGGTTTGAACGTTTTGTAGATGTGAAGTAG
- a CDS encoding DEAD/DEAH box helicase — protein MISNQKNQKQILDKLGISKLNEMQEAAQLAIHSSKEVILLSPTGTGKTLAFLLPVIAELNPNGEEVQLLIIVPSRELAIQIEDVARTMGTGYKIHAAYGGQSFNTDRQAIKHRPAILIGTPGRIADHLRRSTFPTENIKTLVLDEFDKSLEVGFEGEMTEILSFLPVLDKKILTSATQGVEIPRFVELTSPVEVDYLHEGVSKLELKAIVSPEKDKLAMLVKALCHLGNKPGIIFCNFKDTIARISEYLNEHGIAHGTFYGGMEQREREVSLLKFRNGTHQLLLATDLAARGIDVPEIKFIIHYHLPIHKEEFTHRNGRTARMQSEGTAYVLHWRNEKLPEFMPEMDEEYVHDCDVPEESPWTTLELSGGRKDKISKGDVAGFFFKEGNINRDQIGIIEVKNQQSFVAVHTSVASRLIRTLDGKKLKKAKLQVKQA, from the coding sequence ATGATAAGTAATCAAAAAAACCAAAAACAAATTCTTGACAAATTAGGTATTTCAAAGCTAAATGAAATGCAAGAAGCGGCTCAACTGGCTATCCATTCTTCCAAGGAAGTAATCTTACTCTCTCCTACAGGAACAGGTAAAACACTTGCTTTTCTCCTACCTGTGATTGCAGAGTTAAACCCTAATGGTGAAGAAGTTCAATTACTTATCATAGTTCCATCAAGAGAACTTGCCATACAGATAGAAGATGTTGCTCGTACCATGGGAACTGGTTATAAAATTCATGCCGCTTATGGCGGTCAAAGTTTTAATACAGACAGACAAGCTATAAAACATAGGCCAGCAATTCTTATAGGCACTCCAGGTCGTATTGCAGATCATTTACGTAGATCAACGTTTCCCACAGAAAATATTAAAACGTTAGTCCTTGATGAATTTGACAAATCCCTTGAGGTTGGATTTGAAGGCGAAATGACAGAGATACTAAGTTTCTTACCTGTACTAGATAAAAAGATTTTAACCTCTGCAACGCAAGGTGTCGAGATACCAAGATTTGTAGAGCTTACATCCCCGGTTGAAGTAGACTATCTTCATGAAGGAGTTTCTAAACTAGAACTAAAAGCAATTGTATCTCCAGAAAAGGATAAGCTTGCTATGCTGGTTAAGGCATTATGCCATTTGGGAAATAAACCAGGGATCATATTTTGTAATTTTAAAGATACCATCGCTAGAATAAGTGAGTATCTTAATGAGCATGGAATTGCACACGGCACGTTTTACGGAGGTATGGAACAAAGAGAACGTGAAGTGTCCTTATTAAAATTTAGGAACGGTACACATCAGTTATTGCTTGCCACAGACCTCGCTGCTAGGGGAATTGATGTGCCAGAAATTAAGTTTATCATTCATTACCACTTGCCCATACATAAAGAGGAATTTACGCATCGTAATGGTCGTACAGCTCGTATGCAGTCTGAGGGGACCGCTTATGTGCTGCATTGGCGTAACGAGAAGTTACCAGAATTTATGCCAGAAATGGATGAGGAATACGTACACGATTGTGATGTACCAGAAGAATCGCCATGGACCACACTTGAACTTTCAGGCGGCCGAAAAGATAAAATATCAAAAGGTGACGTTGCAGGCTTCTTTTTTAAAGAAGGGAACATCAATCGTGATCAAATAGGGATTATTGAAGTTAAGAATCAGCAATCATTTGTAGCTGTTCACACAAGTGTTGCCAGCAGATTAATAAGAACTCTAGATGGTAAAAAACTCAAAAAAGCGAAGTTACAAGTAAAGCAGGCTTAA
- the rpsR gene encoding 30S ribosomal protein S18, with the protein MASLQQQAKGKKDGDIRYLTPLNIETNKQKKYCRFKKSGIKYVDYKDADWLAGFVNEQGKLLPRRLTGTSLKYQRKVSVAVKRARHLALMPYVTDLYK; encoded by the coding sequence ATGGCATCTTTACAACAACAAGCAAAAGGAAAGAAGGATGGAGATATTAGATATCTTACTCCTCTTAACATTGAAACAAATAAGCAAAAGAAATACTGTCGCTTTAAGAAGTCTGGTATCAAGTATGTAGATTACAAAGATGCAGACTGGCTAGCAGGTTTTGTAAATGAACAAGGTAAGTTATTACCTCGTCGTCTTACAGGAACTTCTTTAAAGTACCAACGTAAAGTGTCTGTAGCAGTAAAACGCGCACGTCACTTAGCTTTGATGCCTTACGTAACTGATTTGTATAAATAG
- the trhA gene encoding PAQR family membrane homeostasis protein TrhA, translating to MMTKKKSLEYTQLEEKLNIWTHGFGFVASCVVLLLFCFRESVSTTATVSLIIFGVSMCILYFASTAYHSATKPIQRSRLNIFDHAAIYVLIAGTYTPFTLVTLEGETGWWIFGVAWGIAFLGIILKLFFTGRFDILSTILYVAMGWLILFAYSPLIENLHPSGVTWLFAGGISYTIGAVLYSISKIPFNHAIFHVFVLGGTFCHFMAVYFYVGV from the coding sequence ATGATGACTAAAAAAAAATCTCTTGAATACACGCAGCTAGAAGAAAAGTTAAACATCTGGACCCATGGTTTTGGGTTTGTTGCGAGTTGTGTTGTATTACTTTTGTTTTGCTTTCGCGAAAGCGTGAGTACAACCGCTACGGTAAGTCTAATCATATTTGGTGTAAGTATGTGTATACTCTACTTTGCTTCTACAGCATATCATAGTGCTACAAAACCAATACAGAGGTCCCGTTTAAATATTTTTGACCATGCTGCAATTTATGTACTCATTGCAGGTACCTACACACCTTTTACCTTAGTTACCTTAGAGGGAGAAACTGGATGGTGGATTTTTGGAGTGGCTTGGGGAATTGCCTTTTTAGGGATTATTCTAAAGCTTTTTTTTACAGGTAGATTTGATATCCTTTCAACGATTTTATATGTCGCTATGGGATGGCTCATACTATTTGCCTATAGTCCGCTGATTGAAAACTTGCATCCCTCAGGAGTAACATGGCTTTTTGCGGGAGGAATCTCTTATACCATTGGCGCTGTACTGTATAGCATTTCTAAAATTCCGTTTAATCACGCTATCTTTCATGTATTTGTATTAGGGGGAACTTTCTGCCATTTTATGGCTGTCTATTTTTATGTGGGTGTATAA